The Miltoncostaea oceani genome includes a region encoding these proteins:
- a CDS encoding glycosyltransferase family 4 protein, with protein sequence MRVAFVVQRYGEEVAGGAEGLCRSTAHALAARGEDIEVYTTTARDYLTWAPHYAPGTTRDGDVVVHRFDADPPDPARNAALARELALGRGDDALERAWARAQGPVVPGMLRMLAGARARHEALALWTYLYATTQLAMPLAPERSVLVPLAHDEPMLRFGLTRGLVSLAAGLAFMTPEERRLVDDLHGVGSRPEAVVGAGIDPAPPGDAAAARAALRLPARFALYLGRVDPAKGLDALVRAHGRYRAAGGPLGLVLAGRPAGAMALPDWVVTTGFVDDATRAGLLAASEIVVLPSPHESLSLVALEAWSHGRPTLATARSDVLAGQTARSGGGLLYVDAPTYARQLSRLASDPDLRATLGATGARWTAGHTWDACARRWRGLLARVRAPLTR encoded by the coding sequence GTGCGCGTCGCGTTCGTCGTCCAGCGCTACGGGGAGGAGGTCGCCGGCGGCGCCGAGGGCCTCTGCCGCTCCACCGCCCACGCACTCGCCGCCCGCGGCGAGGACATCGAGGTCTACACCACCACCGCCCGCGACTACCTCACGTGGGCGCCCCACTACGCGCCCGGCACCACCCGCGACGGGGACGTCGTCGTCCACCGGTTCGACGCCGACCCGCCCGACCCGGCGCGCAACGCCGCCCTCGCCCGCGAACTCGCCCTCGGCCGCGGCGACGACGCCCTCGAACGCGCCTGGGCACGCGCCCAGGGCCCCGTCGTCCCCGGGATGCTGCGCATGCTCGCCGGCGCCCGGGCCCGCCACGAGGCGCTCGCCCTCTGGACCTACCTGTACGCGACCACCCAGCTCGCGATGCCCCTCGCCCCCGAGCGCTCCGTCCTCGTCCCCCTCGCACACGACGAGCCGATGCTGCGCTTCGGCCTCACCCGCGGCCTCGTGTCCCTCGCCGCCGGGCTCGCCTTCATGACCCCCGAGGAGCGGCGCCTCGTCGACGACCTCCACGGGGTGGGGTCACGTCCCGAGGCGGTCGTCGGGGCCGGCATCGACCCCGCACCGCCCGGCGACGCGGCCGCCGCCCGCGCCGCCCTCCGCCTGCCGGCGCGCTTCGCCCTCTACCTCGGGCGCGTCGACCCGGCGAAGGGCCTCGACGCCCTCGTGCGCGCCCACGGTCGCTACCGGGCGGCGGGCGGACCGCTCGGGCTGGTCCTCGCGGGACGGCCGGCGGGTGCGATGGCGCTGCCCGACTGGGTCGTCACCACCGGCTTCGTCGACGACGCGACGCGGGCGGGCCTGCTCGCGGCGTCCGAGATCGTCGTGCTGCCCTCCCCGCACGAGAGCCTCTCCCTCGTCGCCCTCGAGGCCTGGAGCCACGGACGCCCGACGCTGGCGACCGCCCGGTCCGACGTCCTCGCCGGGCAGACGGCCCGCTCCGGGGGAGGCCTGCTCTACGTGGACGCCCCCACCTACGCCCGCCAGCTCTCCCGCCTCGCGTCGGACCCGGACCTCCGGGCGACCCTCGGTGCCACCGGCGCCCGCTGGACCGCCGGACACACCTGGGACGCCTGCGCCCGCCGCTGGCGCGGCCTCCTCGCCCGGGTGCGCGCCCCCCTCACCCGCTAG
- a CDS encoding glycosyltransferase family 4 protein, giving the protein MTARRPRLWPLRRTRRSDHVATGQTPASSNGAAPEDRPLVLVDGRMARRRKTGIATYIHELQHVMENRPASDLRVEWIYGPPGLPRMGRLTSWGNLLIDMLWLHVLLPAAAARRRAAVLHAPVTWGPWWSPCPTVVTMHDLAWERVPEAFPENFRRYARLFARRSVKKAARVIAVSESTSRDLQELYRVPPERIRVVPNGVHPDTRPPGPREPFILSVGIREPRKRIAELVEGHAIYMANAPADPPPCRLVVVGGEGGDEERIRAAAGPGCEIRGFERREELLALYRRATLLAYPSAYEGFGLPVVEAMAHGCPVLCARNSSLIEIGGRSAIFLDDVTPEGIAAALTEALADREALAARGEAGRAEAARYSWSASATATRDVYRQALRR; this is encoded by the coding sequence ATGACCGCACGCCGACCGCGCCTCTGGCCGCTCCGCAGGACGCGCCGGTCGGACCACGTGGCGACCGGGCAGACGCCGGCGTCGTCGAACGGTGCGGCCCCCGAGGACCGTCCGCTGGTGCTGGTCGACGGGCGGATGGCGCGTCGCCGCAAGACGGGCATCGCCACCTACATCCACGAGCTCCAGCACGTCATGGAGAACCGGCCGGCGTCCGACCTCCGGGTCGAGTGGATCTACGGGCCCCCCGGGCTGCCCCGCATGGGGCGCCTGACCTCCTGGGGCAACCTGCTCATCGACATGCTCTGGCTCCACGTCCTGCTGCCGGCCGCCGCCGCGCGGCGCCGGGCCGCGGTGCTGCACGCACCGGTGACGTGGGGGCCCTGGTGGAGTCCGTGCCCGACCGTGGTGACGATGCACGACCTCGCCTGGGAGCGGGTGCCCGAGGCCTTCCCCGAGAACTTCCGGCGCTACGCGCGCCTCTTCGCGCGACGGTCGGTGAAGAAGGCGGCCCGCGTCATCGCCGTGTCGGAGTCGACGTCACGGGACCTGCAGGAGCTGTACCGGGTGCCACCGGAGCGGATCCGCGTGGTCCCGAACGGCGTCCACCCCGACACCCGTCCCCCCGGGCCGCGGGAGCCGTTCATCCTGAGCGTCGGCATCCGGGAGCCGCGCAAGCGCATCGCGGAGCTCGTCGAGGGCCACGCGATCTACATGGCGAACGCCCCCGCCGACCCCCCACCCTGCCGGCTGGTGGTCGTGGGCGGGGAGGGCGGCGACGAGGAGCGGATCCGGGCGGCGGCGGGTCCCGGCTGCGAGATCCGCGGCTTCGAGCGTCGCGAGGAGCTGCTGGCGCTCTACCGCCGCGCGACCCTGCTGGCCTACCCCTCGGCGTACGAGGGGTTCGGCCTGCCGGTCGTGGAGGCCATGGCCCACGGCTGCCCGGTGCTGTGCGCCCGCAACTCGTCGCTCATCGAGATCGGGGGGCGCTCCGCGATCTTCCTCGACGACGTGACACCCGAGGGCATCGCGGCGGCGCTGACGGAGGCGCTCGCCGACCGGGAGGCCCTCGCGGCACGCGGCGAGGCGGGGCGGGCCGAGGCGGCGCGGTACTCGTGGTCGGCGTCCGCGACCGCGACGCGCGACGTCTACCGGCAGGCGCTGCGCCGATGA
- a CDS encoding RNA polymerase sigma factor: protein MSDATPSPPTDDERRHAACMAMTSAPGLIRFATRYTRSLHDAEDAYQRAMEIALTRAPVVEPRRYMAWLHTVLRNEALAVARARRREGPAAEADVPDAYGDRLEEAVPIDALAEWRDRYRAIQDGLAGLTDAQRVCLMLQTAGASYERIREITGFSLRKVERSVLEGRQNLLAWEVRLASGEACARLDEMIGRVATGAASSRERRVVSRHVRHCGPCRATLRNRRDSDQSLAALVPVGLLAGQALVGAPDPSPMIAWWERVAGGATVRAGTMVQMAMEVPGTALAKVGAGTAAVAMAGAAGLPLVVDAAAPPSPPVAAATAEGRTIDGSLITRETAGDGSQTSSSLARARRVAATAADADRRRTRARIAAADEAAARASVTARTVRANAPAVVRPAVVTAPPDPPPAPTPAPASAPAAAPASIALEFGP from the coding sequence ATGAGCGACGCAACCCCATCCCCTCCCACCGATGACGAGCGCCGCCACGCCGCCTGCATGGCGATGACGTCCGCGCCCGGCCTGATCCGGTTCGCGACCCGGTACACCCGCTCGCTGCACGACGCGGAGGACGCCTACCAGCGGGCGATGGAGATCGCGCTGACGCGTGCGCCGGTCGTCGAGCCGCGGCGGTACATGGCGTGGCTGCACACCGTCCTGCGCAACGAGGCCCTCGCGGTGGCGCGCGCCCGTCGCCGGGAGGGGCCCGCGGCCGAGGCGGACGTGCCCGACGCCTACGGCGACCGGCTCGAGGAGGCGGTGCCGATCGACGCGCTCGCCGAGTGGCGCGACCGCTACCGCGCGATCCAGGACGGCCTGGCCGGGCTGACCGACGCGCAGCGGGTGTGCCTGATGCTGCAGACCGCCGGCGCGAGCTATGAGCGGATCCGCGAGATCACGGGGTTCTCGCTGCGGAAAGTCGAGCGGTCCGTCCTGGAGGGCCGGCAGAACCTCCTGGCGTGGGAGGTCCGGCTCGCGAGCGGCGAGGCGTGCGCCCGGCTCGACGAGATGATCGGGCGCGTGGCGACCGGTGCGGCGTCGTCACGGGAGCGGCGCGTCGTCAGTCGCCACGTGCGCCACTGCGGCCCCTGCCGCGCCACCCTCCGCAACCGCCGCGACTCCGACCAGTCCCTCGCCGCGCTGGTGCCGGTCGGCCTGCTCGCCGGCCAGGCCCTGGTCGGCGCCCCCGACCCGTCGCCGATGATCGCCTGGTGGGAGAGGGTCGCCGGTGGTGCCACGGTTCGCGCGGGGACGATGGTGCAGATGGCCATGGAGGTCCCCGGCACGGCGCTCGCCAAGGTGGGCGCCGGGACCGCGGCCGTCGCGATGGCCGGGGCCGCGGGGTTGCCACTCGTGGTCGACGCCGCCGCGCCCCCGTCCCCACCGGTCGCGGCCGCGACCGCGGAGGGGCGGACGATCGACGGGTCGCTCATCACGCGGGAGACGGCGGGTGACGGGAGCCAGACCTCGTCGTCGCTCGCCCGGGCCCGGCGCGTCGCCGCGACCGCCGCCGACGCCGACCGGCGCCGGACGCGCGCCCGCATCGCGGCGGCGGACGAGGCCGCCGCCCGTGCGAGCGTGACGGCACGGACGGTCCGGGCGAACGCGCCCGCGGTCGTGCGTCCCGCGGTCGTCACGGCCCCGCCGGATCCGCCGCCCGCCCCGACGCCGGCACCCGCCTCGGCTCCCGCGGCGGCCCCGGCCTCCATCGCGCTGGAGTTCGGCCCGTGA
- a CDS encoding DNA-3-methyladenine glycosylase family protein, translating to MDAADPLELDARGPFRLRAVAVSHGWFQTAPFRWDDGGEGRLDRVEPLDGHAVTLAIAPRDGGVSVRPSVPLDGAARDLASACVRRMLQLDADLDGFAEAAAAVDPGLAGDLAAYGGGRMLAGASLFEDVLKGICGTNTTWRQAVGCINRIAGLGRDGAFPDPAAVLRAGEDHLRDVGRVGYRAPAITDAARAAIDGRLAEIEADSRAGDVDRAFAGLLALRGIGPSTAGSIILLMGHYDRPSIDSATIRVAREAWFDGVRPTPTQVAARIAPAGDFRGLVLAWATLRAWQRDTGLG from the coding sequence ATGGACGCCGCCGACCCGCTCGAGCTCGACGCCCGGGGGCCCTTCCGCCTCCGGGCCGTCGCGGTGAGCCACGGCTGGTTCCAGACCGCGCCGTTCCGCTGGGACGACGGCGGCGAGGGCCGCCTCGACCGGGTGGAGCCCCTCGACGGGCACGCCGTGACCCTGGCGATCGCCCCGCGCGACGGGGGCGTTTCGGTGCGGCCGTCCGTCCCCCTCGACGGTGCCGCGCGGGACCTCGCGTCGGCGTGCGTACGGCGGATGCTGCAGCTCGACGCCGACCTCGACGGCTTCGCGGAGGCCGCCGCGGCGGTCGACCCCGGCCTGGCCGGTGACCTCGCGGCGTACGGCGGCGGGCGGATGCTGGCGGGCGCGTCGTTGTTCGAGGACGTCCTGAAGGGGATCTGCGGGACGAACACGACGTGGCGTCAGGCCGTCGGCTGCATCAACCGGATCGCCGGGCTCGGCCGCGACGGCGCCTTCCCCGACCCGGCGGCGGTGCTGCGCGCCGGGGAGGACCACCTCCGCGACGTGGGTCGGGTCGGGTACCGGGCGCCCGCCATCACCGACGCCGCCCGCGCCGCGATCGACGGCCGCCTCGCCGAGATCGAGGCCGACTCCCGGGCCGGCGACGTCGACCGCGCCTTCGCCGGCCTGCTCGCCCTCCGCGGCATCGGCCCCTCCACCGCGGGTTCCATCATCCTGCTGATGGGGCACTACGACCGGCCGTCGATCGACTCCGCCACCATCCGGGTCGCGCGGGAGGCGTGGTTCGACGGCGTCCGGCCCACGCCGACCCAGGTCGCCGCCCGCATCGCCCCCGCCGGGGACTTCCGGGGGCTCGTCCTCGCCTGGGCGACCCTCCGCGCCTGGCAGCGGGACACCGGCCTCGGCTGA
- a CDS encoding acyl-CoA thioesterase — MPPHVRRATFRVVMSEVDVAQIHFTAVHRWMDRGLSEWLAEVGHPFTRLLEEGPGIPIVEARCSFLGRIMLDDVIEQSSDVGGIGRTSFRSRHVFTRDGEVVARGELVHVCVDRETRATVPVPGWLREVADPGTE, encoded by the coding sequence ATGCCCCCCCACGTGCGCCGCGCGACGTTCCGCGTCGTCATGTCCGAGGTGGACGTGGCGCAGATCCACTTCACGGCCGTGCACCGGTGGATGGACCGCGGTCTGTCCGAGTGGCTCGCCGAGGTCGGCCATCCCTTCACCCGGCTCCTGGAGGAGGGTCCCGGCATCCCCATCGTCGAGGCCCGGTGCTCCTTCCTCGGGAGGATCATGCTGGACGACGTCATCGAGCAGAGCTCGGACGTCGGCGGCATCGGCCGAACGTCGTTCCGCAGCCGCCACGTCTTCACGCGCGACGGAGAAGTGGTCGCGCGCGGCGAGCTCGTGCACGTGTGCGTCGACCGGGAGACGCGCGCGACGGTCCCCGTCCCCGGGTGGCTGCGCGAGGTGGCGGACCCCGGCACGGAGTAG
- a CDS encoding class I SAM-dependent methyltransferase — protein MTTGRRGPAWLRLIAHSHRLGARWLVRGLRGRGWTDVRGGVYRMLVPLEPWRFHELARVAREPVSGDCLDVSSPKLLPSLLAHEGAGSWVAIDILPDEIARWRALDPALDLRVADARALPFADASFDTVVCVSVIEHVAGDGDATAMAEIWRVLRPGGVLHLTTNVTARPTEVRTARPVYGDADPQPPATMPGEGVVTDGPPDGAFFERRYDDAGLTRRLLGLPWTEEAREYVRERLPVHRLFFAARPLSFLVGNLLALVCPVNFRRIRGSADVPGGTHGVVYLRLRRPA, from the coding sequence ATGACGACCGGCCGGCGCGGGCCGGCCTGGCTCCGCCTGATCGCCCACAGCCACCGCCTCGGGGCGCGCTGGCTGGTGCGCGGCCTGCGGGGCCGGGGGTGGACCGACGTCCGGGGCGGCGTCTACCGCATGCTCGTCCCCCTCGAGCCGTGGCGCTTCCACGAGCTCGCCCGCGTCGCGCGGGAGCCGGTGTCGGGCGACTGCCTCGACGTCTCCAGTCCCAAGCTGCTGCCGAGCCTGCTCGCCCACGAGGGCGCGGGGTCGTGGGTGGCGATCGACATCCTCCCCGACGAGATCGCGCGGTGGCGGGCGCTCGACCCCGCCCTCGACCTCCGGGTCGCCGACGCCCGCGCGCTCCCCTTCGCCGACGCGTCGTTCGACACCGTGGTGTGCGTCTCGGTGATCGAGCACGTCGCCGGCGACGGTGACGCGACCGCGATGGCGGAGATCTGGCGTGTGCTGCGGCCCGGCGGCGTCCTCCACCTCACGACGAACGTGACGGCCCGCCCGACGGAGGTGCGCACCGCCCGTCCCGTCTACGGCGACGCGGACCCCCAGCCGCCCGCGACGATGCCCGGCGAGGGGGTGGTCACCGACGGACCGCCCGACGGGGCGTTCTTCGAACGCCGCTACGACGACGCCGGGCTCACGCGGCGCCTGCTCGGGTTGCCGTGGACCGAGGAGGCGCGGGAATACGTCCGCGAGCGGTTGCCGGTGCACCGCCTCTTCTTCGCGGCGCGTCCCCTCTCGTTCCTCGTCGGCAACCTCCTGGCGCTCGTCTGCCCCGTGAACTTCCGCCGCATCCGCGGGTCGGCGGACGTCCCCGGGGGGACCCACGGGGTCGTCTACCTCCGGCTGCGGCGGCCCGCCTGA
- a CDS encoding sugar transferase, producing MTTRPTRPGDPGPVAPTEAGDDRRHMRRDSRFLPMLAGPAGTAAIRRVFSVAVLVTLDVTACFAGIYAALALKLLVQDQPVDAGAIWAVEQKALPLAATTLVLVFAKNRLYSPREQRGGAARMLSSVTLATVIVLVVVLVAGWRFDTYYIFYASWFLIGAFVVALRSSYDSVTALALDALHFERRALLVGAPALVATIAESLERSESRQGVPYRVVGRHQLTAGLGREALAGPAADLREALDPAAVDEVILTGWAGEDGPVLELLDICRRRGLPVRLAPTTAELLSHSVQAVPAPGLPLFDLRPPVLGGAEFLAKRAFDLVAASVIGILVSPVLLIAALAIRLDDRGPVIHRSRRVGVDEQEFDCLKLRTMRLGAEGEQDDLEHANEADGPLFKIRDDPRVTRVGRVLRRLSIDELPQLWNVLRGEMSLVGPRPLPRRDFERLDDLHKKRYLVLPGVTGLWQVSGRSDLSFDELVRLDFYYIETWSIWLDLTIMARTIPVVLGRRGAY from the coding sequence ATGACCACCCGGCCCACGCGGCCGGGCGACCCGGGTCCCGTCGCGCCGACGGAGGCCGGCGACGACCGCCGGCACATGCGCCGCGACTCGCGCTTCCTGCCGATGCTCGCGGGCCCCGCCGGCACCGCGGCGATCCGCCGGGTGTTCTCCGTGGCCGTGCTCGTCACCCTCGACGTCACCGCCTGCTTCGCCGGCATCTACGCCGCCCTCGCCCTCAAGCTCCTCGTGCAGGACCAGCCCGTCGACGCCGGCGCGATCTGGGCGGTCGAGCAGAAGGCCCTCCCGCTCGCCGCGACGACGCTCGTCCTCGTCTTCGCGAAGAACCGCCTCTACTCGCCCCGCGAGCAACGCGGGGGAGCCGCACGGATGCTGTCGTCGGTGACGCTCGCCACCGTCATCGTGCTCGTGGTCGTGCTCGTCGCCGGCTGGCGGTTCGACACCTACTACATCTTCTACGCGTCCTGGTTCCTGATCGGCGCCTTCGTCGTCGCGCTGCGCTCCAGCTACGACAGCGTCACCGCCCTCGCGCTCGACGCGCTCCACTTCGAGAGGCGCGCCCTCCTCGTCGGCGCCCCCGCCCTCGTCGCCACCATCGCCGAGAGCCTCGAACGCTCCGAGAGCCGCCAGGGCGTCCCCTACCGGGTCGTCGGCCGCCACCAGCTCACCGCCGGCCTCGGGCGCGAGGCGCTCGCCGGCCCCGCCGCCGACCTGCGCGAAGCCCTCGACCCCGCCGCCGTGGACGAGGTCATCCTCACCGGCTGGGCGGGCGAGGACGGCCCCGTCCTCGAGCTCCTCGACATCTGCCGCCGCCGTGGCCTGCCCGTCCGGCTCGCGCCGACGACCGCCGAGCTGCTGTCGCACTCCGTGCAGGCCGTCCCCGCCCCCGGCCTGCCCCTGTTCGACCTCCGGCCACCGGTCCTCGGCGGCGCCGAGTTCCTCGCCAAGCGCGCCTTCGACCTGGTCGCCGCCTCGGTCATCGGCATCCTCGTCTCACCGGTCCTGCTGATCGCGGCCCTCGCGATCCGCCTCGACGACCGCGGCCCCGTCATCCACCGCAGCCGCCGCGTCGGGGTCGACGAGCAGGAGTTCGACTGCCTCAAGCTCCGGACGATGCGCCTCGGGGCCGAGGGCGAACAGGACGACCTGGAGCACGCGAACGAGGCCGACGGGCCGCTCTTCAAGATCCGCGACGACCCGCGGGTCACCCGCGTCGGTCGTGTCCTGCGCCGGCTCTCGATCGACGAGCTGCCCCAGCTGTGGAACGTCCTGCGCGGGGAGATGTCCCTCGTCGGCCCGCGGCCGCTGCCGCGCCGCGACTTCGAGCGCCTCGACGACCTCCACAAGAAGCGCTACCTCGTCCTGCCCGGCGTCACCGGCCTGTGGCAGGTGAGCGGGCGCAGCGACCTCTCCTTCGACGAGCTCGTCCGGCTCGACTTCTACTACATCGAGACGTGGTCGATCTGGCTCGACCTGACGATCATGGCCCGCACCATCCCCGTGGTCCTGGGACGCCGGGGGGCCTACTGA
- a CDS encoding carboxypeptidase-like regulatory domain-containing protein — protein MSRRRHIVAAVAATLAAGAVLAPPAAATDGNLYPAGSSIWATSTQFSATVLAGPVWQVQAPALAPANAGNHWEMNWGCPVAGSEIASVHFGGLRTQAPSSLALRVTGNRNVLWEEGDAAMPTPDRGGRPYVVGLPGGQCNVHLALTQVETRNQHARGYFIDNPRILVRDLTGPEVALRGLSGGWIRAGAAMRVDWATSDNFGSDGVGQQRVVVAGQVRWAGAPGVGLHGLEVGLDGVPDGVHRVEVQADGDGTAGGAAAGTVHVDRTPPAASALAAALTAQPGVLAFSWRAADNLSGVAATAVDVNTAAGGAGSGEWREVASAAGPGPHALQAAATDVPDGVHAWRVRTTDVAGNVSVTPGPSHVVVDRAAPRLDLHGVPAGWVAKAELDLGATDELETALGPVGVEIDVNTAADGGESGEWQRRATSPGPAGRRIVALDLAGLEPGRHAVRITARNGGPLGATLATERRTMIRVDDRRPEISRAAFTAAAGRPMSVTWVAEDAHAGVATATVQWRDGATWRTLGTEAATDGAGTMVVDVSALPAGDRPVRLLIGDGAGNAALRTGSVTLAGGGGAGSTASDPVARLRAARLTLSIDGGRTERRDGRTVVTRRVSAGRTITVRGRLTDRSGRAIVGSEIQARGHRGRLVGRALTRRDGRFTLVARPVAGGPLTVGVLALGRLLPDRPVTGLRVEVRPRIALDASATNVGLGQTVLFAGRLSPAPGDLGLGARKGVVLEWLDPIRHTWRPVVNARTRRDGTFAIPWTYGVRGLTIPMRVTVPGEVGWPLLPVRSRVIRVTVSG, from the coding sequence GTGAGCCGCCGCCGGCACATCGTGGCCGCCGTCGCCGCGACCCTCGCCGCGGGTGCCGTCCTCGCGCCCCCCGCGGCCGCCACGGACGGCAACCTCTACCCCGCGGGGTCGTCGATCTGGGCGACGAGCACCCAGTTCTCGGCGACGGTGCTCGCGGGGCCCGTGTGGCAGGTCCAGGCGCCCGCCCTCGCACCGGCGAACGCCGGGAATCACTGGGAGATGAACTGGGGCTGCCCCGTCGCGGGGAGCGAGATCGCCTCGGTGCACTTCGGTGGCCTCCGCACCCAGGCGCCCAGCTCCCTGGCCCTGCGGGTCACGGGGAACCGCAACGTCCTGTGGGAGGAGGGCGACGCGGCGATGCCGACCCCCGACCGCGGCGGGCGGCCGTACGTGGTCGGCCTGCCCGGCGGCCAGTGCAACGTCCACCTCGCGTTGACCCAGGTCGAGACCCGCAACCAGCACGCCCGGGGGTACTTCATCGACAACCCGCGGATCCTGGTCCGCGACCTGACGGGCCCGGAGGTGGCGCTGCGGGGTCTCTCGGGCGGCTGGATCCGTGCGGGGGCGGCCATGCGGGTCGACTGGGCGACGTCCGACAACTTCGGTTCGGACGGGGTCGGCCAGCAGCGGGTGGTGGTCGCCGGGCAGGTCCGCTGGGCCGGCGCCCCCGGCGTCGGCCTCCACGGCCTCGAGGTCGGTCTCGACGGCGTCCCCGACGGTGTCCACCGCGTCGAGGTCCAGGCCGACGGCGACGGGACGGCGGGTGGAGCCGCCGCGGGCACGGTCCACGTCGACCGCACCCCGCCGGCGGCGTCCGCCCTGGCCGCGGCCCTGACGGCGCAGCCCGGCGTGCTGGCGTTCTCGTGGAGGGCGGCGGACAACCTCAGCGGCGTGGCCGCGACCGCGGTGGACGTCAACACCGCCGCGGGCGGCGCGGGGTCCGGCGAGTGGCGCGAGGTCGCCTCGGCGGCGGGGCCGGGGCCCCACGCGCTGCAGGCCGCCGCGACGGACGTGCCGGACGGCGTCCACGCCTGGCGTGTCCGCACCACCGACGTCGCGGGCAACGTGTCCGTCACCCCGGGCCCGTCGCACGTCGTCGTGGACCGCGCGGCTCCGCGCCTGGATCTGCACGGCGTGCCGGCGGGTTGGGTGGCGAAGGCGGAGCTCGACCTCGGCGCGACGGACGAGCTGGAGACGGCGCTCGGGCCGGTCGGCGTCGAGATCGACGTGAACACCGCGGCCGACGGGGGCGAGTCGGGGGAGTGGCAGCGCCGCGCGACATCACCGGGTCCGGCGGGGCGTCGGATCGTCGCCCTCGACCTCGCGGGCCTCGAACCCGGTCGGCACGCCGTGCGGATCACCGCCCGCAACGGGGGGCCGCTGGGCGCGACGCTGGCGACGGAGCGCCGCACGATGATCCGCGTGGACGACCGGCGGCCCGAGATCTCCCGCGCCGCCTTCACTGCCGCGGCCGGCCGGCCCATGTCGGTGACATGGGTCGCCGAGGACGCGCACGCCGGTGTCGCGACGGCGACGGTCCAGTGGCGCGACGGGGCGACGTGGCGGACGCTCGGCACCGAGGCCGCCACCGACGGCGCGGGCACCATGGTGGTCGACGTCTCCGCCCTGCCGGCGGGTGACCGGCCGGTCCGGCTGCTGATCGGCGACGGCGCGGGCAACGCCGCACTGCGCACCGGGAGCGTCACGCTCGCTGGTGGCGGGGGCGCCGGCAGCACGGCATCCGACCCGGTGGCGCGCCTGCGCGCCGCGCGCCTGACCCTGTCCATCGACGGTGGACGCACGGAACGCCGGGACGGACGGACCGTCGTGACGCGACGGGTGTCGGCGGGCCGGACGATCACGGTCCGCGGTCGCCTGACCGACCGTTCCGGTCGCGCGATCGTGGGGAGCGAGATCCAGGCGCGGGGCCACCGGGGCCGGTTGGTGGGAAGGGCGCTCACCCGCCGGGACGGACGGTTCACGCTCGTGGCGCGCCCGGTCGCCGGCGGACCGCTGACGGTCGGCGTGCTCGCCCTGGGGCGCCTCCTGCCCGACCGGCCCGTGACCGGGCTGCGCGTCGAGGTGCGACCGCGGATCGCGCTCGACGCGTCGGCGACGAACGTCGGGCTCGGCCAGACGGTGCTGTTCGCCGGCCGGCTGAGCCCGGCGCCCGGGGACCTCGGGCTCGGGGCACGCAAGGGCGTCGTCCTCGAATGGCTCGACCCGATACGCCACACGTGGCGACCCGTCGTCAACGCGCGCACCCGCCGGGACGGAACGTTCGCGATCCCCTGGACCTACGGCGTCCGCGGCCTGACCATCCCGATGCGCGTGACGGTGCCCGGCGAGGTCGGGTGGCCCCTGCTCCCCGTC